A portion of the Cervus elaphus chromosome X, mCerEla1.1, whole genome shotgun sequence genome contains these proteins:
- the AGTR2 gene encoding type-2 angiotensin II receptor produces the protein MKANFSLATISKNITSNLHIGLVNISSNESTFNCSHKPSDKHLDAIPVLYHIIFAVGFLVNTIVVTLFFCQKGPKKVSSIYIFNLAVADLLLLATLPLWATYYSHRYDWLFGPVMCKVFGSFLTLNMFASIFFITCMSVDRYQSVIYPFLSQRRNPWQASYIVPLVWCMACLSSLPTFYFRDVRTIEYLGVNACIMAFPPEKYAQWSAGIALMKNILGFIIPLIFIATCYFGIRKHLLKTNSYGKNRITRDQVLKMAAAVVLAFIICWLPFHVLTFLDALAWMGVINSCEVIAVIDLALPFAILLGFTNSCINPFLYCFVGNRFQQKLRRVFRVPITWLQGKRENGSCGKSSSLREMETFVS, from the coding sequence ATGAAAGCCAACTTCTCCCTTGCCACCATCAGCAAAAACATTACCAGCAATCTTCACATTGGACTTGTGAACATTTCTAGCAATGAGTCTACCTTTAATTGCTCACATAAGCCATCAGATAAGCATTTGGATGCAATTCCTGTTCTTTATCACATTATTTTTGCGGTTGGATTTCTTGTCAATACTATTGTGGTTACACTGTTTTTTTGTCAAAAGGGTCCTAAGAAGGTTTCCAGCATTTACATCTTCAATCTAGCTGTGGCTGACTTACTTCTTTTGGCTACTCTTCCTCTCTGGGCAACCTATTATTCTCATAGATATGACTGGCTCTTTGGACCTGTGATGTGCAAAGTTTTTGGTTCTTTCCTGACCCTGAACATGTTTGCAAGCATTTTTTTTATCACCTGCATGAGTGTTGATAGGTACCAATCTGTCATCTACCCCTTTCTGTCTCAAAGAAGAAATCCCTGGCAAGCATCTTATATAGTTCCCCTTGTTTGGTGTATGGCTTGTCTGTCCTCATTGCCAACGTTTTATTTCCGGGATGTCAGAACCATTGAATATTTAGGGGTGAATGCTTGCATAATGGCTTTCCCACCTGAGAAGTATGCCCAATGGTCAGCTGGGATTGCCTTAATGAAAAATATCCTTGGTTTTATTATCCCTTTAATATTCATAGCAACATGCTATTTTGGAATCAGAAAACATCTACTGAAGACCAATAGCTATGGGAAGAATAGAATAACTCGTGACCAAGTTCTGAAGATGGCAGCTGCTGTTGTTCTGGCGTTCATCATTTGTTGGCTTCCCTTCCATGTGCTGACCTTCCTGGATGCTCTAGCCTGGATGGGTGTCATTAATAGCTGTGAAGTTATAGCAGTCATTGACCTGGCACTTCCTTTTGCCATTCTCCTGGGATTCACCAACAGCTGCATTAATCCCTTTCTGTATTGTTTTGTTGGAAACAGGTTCCAACAGAAGCTCCGCCGTGTGTTTAGGGTTCCAATTACTTGGCTCCAAGGCAAGAGAGAGAATGGGTCATGTGGAAAAAGCAGTTCCCTTAGAGAAATGGAGACCTTTGTGTCTTAA